One Cryobacterium roopkundense genomic region harbors:
- a CDS encoding acyltransferase family protein, with protein MKRSDVISLEKERDDARINSHLSYPASPVRSAIIPEIQALRAIAVILVVVFHLWPNRLSGGYVGVDVFFVISGFLITTHISRQMEDRNFAVGDFYARRIRRLLPASFLVLVASVGFTLLVVPRSLWQQFGGEFLASAFYVQNWLLAGNAVDYLAAENSASPVQHFWTLSVEEQFYLIWPLFLMMSFFVARRRRRTILLVITAVTLTSFIYSMTYTNVNPEAAYFVTPTRIWEFASGGCLAAFLAWQRPRRPMRSGLRSGLTGAIGVALILISAVAYSGETAFPGYAALLPVSGTLLVIASGLGQPSWFRTLSAVRPVQLLGSISYSIYLWHWPLIVFWPFIADGPWGVQQKLAVLGLTGVLAFGTWRYVELPFQRAKTWNVVGSKKPFVFVAASMLVILLTCTTGFLVLRNQVDVASSAVDALRGTPCLGAGATEPDHECPHPFNTTSTTDVALAAGDIGVGVAIGPCELGGGAVPLEPCTFGEVASPTVTIALFGDSHAGQFIEALAPAAETNGWKVMTYIKGGCPGIGVAPSNTDCSEWGANVMELLKAEPSVDAVIISNATSKYVGGMSSMLDEALVKRDLKSLVDAGKQVIVLRDPPGSVRGDDGTEGLNVTECLGKTSESDAPCAVKRGDLLTDDTMVRAVSELPSIEFVDLSDTFCDDIYCYPVIGGLVVYADGSHFTRSFAETLAPILGERLGKAFSPE; from the coding sequence ATGAAACGCAGTGACGTGATCTCTCTGGAGAAGGAACGGGACGACGCTCGCATCAATTCTCACTTGTCTTACCCGGCGTCGCCGGTGCGATCGGCCATAATCCCCGAGATCCAGGCACTGCGCGCAATCGCAGTGATACTTGTCGTTGTTTTTCATCTATGGCCCAACCGCCTTAGTGGCGGCTACGTGGGTGTCGACGTGTTCTTCGTGATATCCGGATTTCTCATTACGACTCATATCAGCCGCCAAATGGAAGACCGAAACTTCGCGGTTGGGGATTTCTATGCGCGACGGATAAGAAGACTCCTCCCTGCGTCATTTCTGGTTCTTGTGGCTAGCGTGGGATTCACCCTCTTGGTCGTACCTCGCTCCCTGTGGCAGCAGTTTGGTGGGGAGTTCCTGGCCTCGGCCTTCTACGTGCAAAACTGGCTCCTCGCGGGAAACGCCGTGGACTACCTAGCTGCAGAAAATAGTGCGTCACCGGTACAGCACTTCTGGACATTGTCGGTTGAGGAGCAGTTTTACCTTATTTGGCCGCTGTTTCTTATGATGTCCTTTTTTGTTGCCCGAAGGCGGCGTAGGACAATATTGCTTGTCATAACAGCCGTGACGCTCACGTCGTTCATTTACTCCATGACGTACACGAACGTCAATCCGGAGGCTGCGTACTTCGTCACACCCACGAGAATCTGGGAATTCGCCAGTGGTGGTTGTCTGGCGGCCTTCCTTGCCTGGCAAAGGCCAAGGCGCCCGATGCGTTCAGGGCTTCGCTCAGGTTTGACGGGCGCAATTGGCGTAGCTCTCATTCTGATCTCGGCCGTGGCGTACTCCGGAGAGACGGCCTTTCCCGGGTATGCGGCGTTGCTTCCAGTCAGTGGCACGCTCTTGGTTATAGCGTCGGGGCTGGGCCAGCCAAGCTGGTTCAGGACGTTGAGTGCGGTGCGCCCAGTGCAACTTCTGGGCAGTATTTCCTATTCCATCTACCTGTGGCACTGGCCTCTAATCGTCTTCTGGCCGTTTATAGCGGACGGTCCGTGGGGGGTTCAACAGAAGCTGGCAGTACTTGGCCTCACTGGCGTCCTTGCGTTCGGCACCTGGCGGTACGTGGAACTTCCTTTTCAGCGCGCCAAGACTTGGAATGTCGTCGGGTCCAAGAAGCCATTCGTCTTCGTGGCGGCATCGATGTTGGTCATCCTCCTGACTTGCACGACGGGCTTCCTTGTCCTTCGTAACCAAGTCGACGTCGCATCGTCGGCGGTTGACGCCTTACGTGGCACGCCATGTCTCGGTGCTGGCGCCACCGAACCCGATCATGAATGTCCTCACCCCTTCAATACGACATCCACAACGGATGTCGCACTCGCCGCCGGTGATATCGGCGTCGGCGTCGCCATTGGCCCTTGTGAACTTGGCGGAGGTGCGGTGCCTCTTGAACCGTGCACCTTTGGAGAAGTAGCAAGCCCCACCGTGACGATTGCTCTTTTCGGGGATTCCCATGCCGGTCAATTCATTGAGGCGCTTGCTCCTGCTGCGGAAACGAATGGCTGGAAGGTGATGACATACATTAAGGGTGGATGCCCCGGAATCGGTGTCGCGCCGTCGAATACGGACTGCAGTGAGTGGGGGGCCAACGTCATGGAGTTGCTCAAGGCTGAGCCCAGCGTCGATGCCGTAATCATCTCCAACGCCACGAGCAAGTATGTGGGAGGCATGAGTTCGATGCTCGACGAAGCCCTGGTCAAGCGTGACCTAAAGTCACTCGTGGACGCGGGGAAGCAAGTGATCGTCCTGCGAGACCCGCCGGGGTCGGTGAGAGGTGATGACGGCACCGAGGGACTAAATGTGACCGAGTGCCTCGGAAAGACGTCGGAAAGTGACGCGCCTTGCGCCGTAAAACGTGGTGACCTGCTGACAGATGACACCATGGTGAGAGCTGTCAGTGAGCTACCCTCAATAGAATTTGTGGACCTTTCTGACACGTTTTGCGATGACATTTACTGTTATCCGGTGATCGGCGGCTTGGTCGTGTATGCCGATGGGAGTCACTTCACCCGGTCTTTCGCGGAGACACTTGCTCCGATCTTAGGCGAACGTCTGGGGAAGGCTTTTTCCCCTGAATAG